The Pseudomonas rhizosphaerae genomic sequence TGTTCGACTCGCCTTGCCAGTTCGACAACAAGGCCTGGGTCATGCTGATCTTTTGCACGATGCGAGCGATGCAGCGCTGACCCTTGACCTGGTAGTGCAGGGTCACGGCATCGACCTTGCCTGGATTGAGCTCCAGGCCGCGGCTCGATGCCCACTTGCGCACGGCGTCGGCGGCGGCACGGTCGGGCCGGGGGTAGTCGTCCAGCGCATCGCGAACGGTCTGCACACCTTGTGCGGTGATGAATGGGTCGGTCATGGCGGTGTTCCTGTATGGGCACGGAAAGTCGTGCCAGGCCATGATTGGTGTCGGGCCACCGGTGAACGCGATACATATGTAAGGCGCGGCGAGTGCAGAGGCGCAGGCGGGGGAGTCTGGTTCTCCTTCTGCCAACGGGCCAGGATACTGGCGCTCATTGATCGGAAGGGGCCATGCGGCCCCGGTTTTACGGGTGTTTGGGCGTGATGTCGCGCTCGGTCGGCGCCGGCATCAACTCGAAGCCTGCGGGGGTCTTGCCTTGCAGGTGCCAGGCAAAGGCGATGATCTCTGCGATGGTCAGGTACAACTCGTGGGGAATGCTGTCGCCCAGTTCCATGCGTGCCAGCATCTTCACCAGTTCGGCATTTTCGTACACCGGCACTTCGTATTCACGGGCCATGGCCAGGATCGCCTCGGCCAGCTCGTCGTCGCCCTTGGCAGTGAGGGTCGGCGCCTTCTGGCCGTCATAGCGCAGGGCAATGGCTTGGCGTGGGGTTCGTTCGGTCATGCGGTTTCGTCCACCCAGCGTTGTTCCAGTCGTGTGCGTGCACCTTGCGGTGCGGTGCCCTGATGACACTGCAGATCGGCCACGTTCAGGCCGCTGGCCTGCAGGCGCTGGCGCAGGTCGTCCAGTTGGTTCTCGATGAGCAAGGCCGTTTCCGGACGCTGCGCCCACAACTGGCTGGACAGGCTGCCGTGGGCCAGTTGCGCTTGCACCTGCAGCGGCCCCAGCGCATCCAGATCGAAGGCCAGGTCCAGGCGCCAGATCTTTTCCTGGGCAGGCCGGGCATCGTTCCTGTCGGCGGGCTGTTGGTCCGGTGGCGGATCCTCGCGTTGCACCTTGACTTGCAAGGGGATGAAGTCGTGCAGATGGCGCATGGGAATCTCCAACTGCCAGGTCGTCTGCGTGGCGCCCTCGGGGGTGCGCCCGGTTTGCTCCAGGCCCGCGAGTTGATGGCTTTGCAGGCGTGCCACGGCGGCACCGGCAAGGCGCAGCAGATGTTCGAGATCGTCTTCGCCTTCGCTTTTCTGTGCCGTGCGGGCAGGCAAGGGGAAACTTGCGGGTACGGTTTTTTCGCTGACCTGCCCCCAGGCGTTCAACGCATTGCGCACACGCCCCGGCAGTACCTGGGCCAGCACGTTGGCTGCCACGCCCGGGTGCGCCGTCGGGTTGGGCAGGGCGCCTGGCGCGATCTGCGCCATCAGGCGCAACAGCGCCGACTTGAGATCGGGCGCCGGTTGGCCGTTGAGCAGGTTGGCTTCCAGAAATGCGCCGCTGGCGACCACGGCCTGGGCCACGGTTTTCGGATCGGCCATCTGCTGTACGTCCGGCAGGGTGGCCAGCAGGCGCTCCAGGCCCGCGCGCGTCGGCGGTGCCAGGTCAGGGTTCTGGCGCAGGTTCTGCACCGCGCTCAGCAGGCTGTCGAGCGATCCCTGTCGGGATTGCTGGGCGCCCAGTTGCTGGGCCACGGCCAGCTGGTCCATGCGCCCGCTCAGGGGCACGAAATTCAGGCTCTGGTCACTCATCACCTGGGCACTGAGCAGACTGCCCAGGCGCAGCGGCTGCGGGCTCTCGATGGCCAGAATGTTGCCAGCCTGGGCGGTATTGAGCAGGGTCACCATGGCTTTGTACACCGCCGGTTGCCCGGCGATCTGTGGCAGCATCTGGCTGCTGCTGACCTTGCCCTGCAACAGCGTGCCCACCGGCAAGGCCTGGGTGTCGATGCGCGTCAGGATCAGCGGTGCGCCATTGCCGCGCTCCTGGGTCGCCACCAAAGCTGCGCCGCCGGCCAGGTGTGAAACCAGCAGGGCGGTGCCTTGGGGCAGTGGCTTCAGGCTGCTGGCGGTGATCGTGGCCACGCCGCCACCGGCCAGGCTCAGGCGCAACAGCAATTGAAAGTCCTGCGCACCGGCCTTGACCGACACCACTTCGGCGTCCACCGTCTCGCCCAAGGCCAGCAGGCTGTCCAGTGGCTGGGTGATCTTCACCGTCTCGATGCTCGAGGCACTGGCGCGCGCGGCCCCGCTGGCGGAAGGAAGCGCGGCGAGGTTGCTGATCAGGTCAGGCATGGATGAAACCTGTGTCGGTTGCGCCCTTGGGCAGGAGCTGCGCATGTATAATGCGCGGCCACGGCGGCCGGCTCTGCTATACAGCGCCATGGAAGTATAGCGGCCATGCTCCCCGGAACTTGAACGCGGCGCCATGCTGCAACCTGCGACCGAACCCGATAAGGCCGATTCTTGACCCCATACCTGCACGCCACCGACCTTGCCTGCGACCGCGATGGGCGGCTGCTGTTCGAGCACCTGCAGGTTCAGGTGGGTGCTGGCGACATGCTGCAGGTGTGCGGACCCAACGGGTGCGGCAAGACCAGCCTGCTGCGCCTGCTGGCCGGGTTGATGCAGCCGGCTGAAGGGCAGGTCGCCGTGATGCCTGCCGAGCAACCGGCGCACCGGCGCGAACGGGGTCGCCAGCTGCTGTGGATTGGCCATGCGCCCGGTATCAAGGATGTACTGACCGCTGAAGAAAACCTGGCCTGGCTGGGTGCGCTGCACACTCCGGCCAGCCGCGAACTGATCTGGGCGGCCCTGGCGGCCATCGGCCTGCGCGGTTACGAAGACGTTCAGTGCCACAGGCTCTCGGCCGGCCAGCAGCGCCGCGTAGCGCTGGCCCGTCTTTATCTGCCTGGCCCGCCATTGTGGATCCTCGACGAGCCCTTTACCGCGCTCGATGCGCAGGCGGTGGCGCAGTTGGAGCAGCACCTGGCCGAACACTGCGCGCACGGCGGCATGGTGGTTCTGACCACCCACCATCTGCTTGCGCAGACGCCAATCCGCTACCGGCGCCTGGCACTGGGCGCGAACGCGGCATGAGCGTCTTTGTCCTGTTGCTCAAGCGCGAAGCCCGTCTGTTGTATCGACGGCCGGCCGAGCTGGCCAACCCCCTGGTATTCTTCGCCATCGTCATCGCGCTGTTCCCGCTTGCCGTGGGCCCGCAGATGCACGTGCTGGAAAGTCTTTCTCCGGGCCTGGTCTGGGTGGCCGCACTGCTGGCCGTGTTGCTGTCCCTCGACGGGCTGTTTCGCAGCGACCTGGAAGATGGCTCGCTCGAACAATGGGTATTGTCCGAACACCCGTTGCCGGTGCTGGTGTTGGCCAAGGTACTGGTGCACTGGGTGTTTTCCGGGCTGGCGCTGGTGCTGGTGTCACCGCTGCTGGCGCTGATGCTCGGCCTGCCCGCGCGGTGCCTGCCGGTGCTGCTGGCCTCGTTGCTGCTGGGTACGCCGGTGCTCAGCCTGCTCGGCGCAGTAGGCGCCGCGTTGACCGTGGGGCTCAAGCGCGGCGGCCTGCTGTTGGCCTTGCTGACGCTGCCGCTGTACATCCCGGTGCTGATTCTGGGCAGTGGCGCGCTGCAGGCGTCGTTGCAGCAACTGCCGAGCGCTGGCTACCTGTTGTGGCTGGGCAGCCTGACGGCACTGGCCGTGACCCTGGCGCCCTTCGCGATCGCGGCCGGGCTCAAGATCAGTGTCGGCGAATGAACGGACGAGGCCGGATGTGCGACCGGCTCATGCTTTTGAATACGGGGTCTTGAAGAACAAGGTGATGAACTGGACGTGGTTTCACAAGCTCGGCTCGCCCAAGGCGTTCTATGCCCTGAGCGGGCGCATGCTGCCTTGGCTGGGCGTGGCGGCGGCGTTGTTGATCGGCGCAGGGGTGGTGTGGGGCCTGGTCTTCGCGCCACCGGATTACCAGCAGGGCAACAGTTTTCGCATCATCTACATCCACGTGCCGGCGGCCATGCTTGCCCAGTCCTGCTACGTGATGATGGCGCTGGCCGGCGTGGTCGGGTTGGTGTGGAAGATGAAGATCGCCGACATCGCCTTGCAGTGCGCCGCGCCGGTGGGCGCCTGGATGACCGCGCTGGCGCTGGCCACCGGTGCCATCTGGGGCAAGCCGACCTGGGGCAGTTGGTGGGTCTGGGATGCCCGCCTGACTTCCATGCTCATCCTGCTGTTTCTCTACCTGGGGCTCATTGCCCTGGGCCAGGCCATCGGCAACCGCGAGAACGCAGCCAAGGCCTGTGCGGTGCTGGCCATCGTCGGCGTGGTCAACATTCCGATCATCAAGTATTCGGTGCAGTGGTGGAACACCCTGCACCAGGGCGCCACCTTCAGCCTGACCGAAAAACCGGCGATGCCCGCGCAGATGTGGCTGCCGCTGTTGCTCACGGTGCTGGGTTTCTATTGTTTCTTCGGCGCCGTGCTGCTGCTGCGCATGCGTCTGGAAGTGCTCCGGCGCGAGGGTCGCAGCCGCTGGGTGCAGGAGTACCTGGCCGGCGTCGTGACGACGAGGGTCGGGCCATGAGCTTCGCTTCGTTCGCCGAGTTCCTGAGCATGGGTCGCCATGGCGTCTACGTCTGGTCAGCCTATGGCCTGTGCCTGCTGGTGCTGATCGTCAACGTGGCCGGACCCTTGCTGGCCCGTCGCCGTTACCTGCAGCAAGAGGCGCGACGTCTGCGTCGGGAGAGCCAACCGTGAAACCGCAACGCCGCAAACGCCTGATGCTCATCCTCGCGCTGTTGGCGGGTATCGCGCTTGCCGTGGGGCTGGCCCTTGGCGCCTTGCAACAGAACATCAACCTGTTCTACACGCCGACCCAGATCGCCAACGGCGAGGCGCCGACGGGCACTCGCATTCGCGCCGGTGGCATGGTCGAAAAGGGCTCGCTGCAACGCTCCGGCGACTCGCTGGATGTGCGCTTCGTGGTCACCGACTTCCAGCACAGTGTCACCATCACCTACCGTGGCATCCTTCCCGACCTGTTTCGCGAAGGGCAGGGCATCGTCGCCCTGGGCACCTTGAACGCCGACGGCGTCGTGGAAGCGGACGAGGTGCTGGCCAAGCACGATGAAAAATACATGCCACCGGAGGTCACCAAGGCCTTGAAGGATTCCGGCCGAATGGGAGCTTCACAATGATCGGTGCTCTGCTGGTGCCCGAACTGGGCCACCTGGCGATGATCCTGGCGTTGTGTCTGGCTCTGGTGCAGGCCAGCGTGCCGTTGGTAGGCGCGTGGCGTGGCGACCCGCTATGGATGAGCCTGGCGCGGCCAGCCGCCTGGGGCCAGTTCACGTTCCTGGCATTGGCGTTCGCGTGCCTGGCGGCAAGCTTTCTGAGCGACGACTTTTCCGTGCGCTACGTGGCCGAAAATTCCAACAGTGCGCTGCCCTGGTACTACAAATTCAGCGCCGTATGGGGTGCCCACGAGGGCTCCTTGCTGCTGTGGGCGCTGATCCTGGGCGGCTGGACCTTCGCCGTGTCGATCGGCTCACGGCAGTTGCCCCAGGTCATGCTGGCGCGGGTGTTGGCGGTGATGGGCATGATCAGCGTCGGCTTTCTGCTGTTCCTGATCCTCACGTCCAACCCCTTCACCCGCGTGCTGCCGCAGATTCCGGCCAACGGTCGCGACCTCAACCCATTGCTGCAGGACATCGGTCTGATCGTCCATCCGCCGATGCTGTACATGGGTTACGTCGGCTTTTCGGTGGCCTTCGCCTTCGCCATCGCCGCGTTGCTGGGCGGCAAGCTGGACGCCGCCTGGGCACGTTGGTCGCGCCCCTGGACCATGGTGGCCTGGAGCTTTCTGGGCATCGGCATCACCCTGGGTTCGTGGTGGGCGTACTACGAACTGGGCTGGGGCGGCTGGTGGTTCTGGGACCCGGTTGAAAACGCCTCGTTCATGCCCTGGCTGGTCGGCACCGCGCTGATCCATTCGCTGGCGGTGACCGAGAAGCGCGGCGTGTTCAAGAGCTGGACGGTGCTGCTGGCCATCGCCTCGTTTTCCCTGAGCCTGCTGGGCACGTTCCTGGTGCGCTCCGGCGTGCTGACCTCGGTGCATGCCTTCGCCTCGGACCCGACTCGCGGGGTGTTCATCCTGATCTTCCTGCTGTTCGTGGTGGGCGGCTCGTTGACGCTGTTCGCGCTGCGCGCGCCGGTGGTCAAGAGCCACGTGGGCTTTGGCCTGTGGTCGCGGGAAACCCTGCTGCTGGGCAACAACCTGATTCTGGTGGTGGCCGCTTCCATGATTCTGCTGGGCACCCTGTACCCATTGGCGCTGGATGCCCTGACCGGCGCCAAGTTATCGGTCGGTCCACCGTATTTCAATGCGCTGTTCGTGCCCCTGATGGCATTGCTGATGCTGGCCATGGCCATCGGTGTGCTGGTGCGCTGGAAACACACGCCGACCGCCTGGCTGCGTAGCATGCTGGTGCCGGTGTTGATCGGCAGTGCCGTGCTGGCGCCGCTGGCCGCTTGGTGCCTGGGGGATTTTGCCTGGCCGGTGCTGAGCACGTTCGCCCTGGCGGCCTGGGTGGTACTAGCCGGCGTGCGCGACCTGCACGACAAGACTCGCCACACCGGCCTGCGCCGCGGGATCACCGGCTTGCCGCGCAGCTACTGGGGCATGCAACTGGCTCACCTGGGCATTGCCGTCTGTGCCCTGGGCGTGGTGTTGTCGAGCCACAACAGTGCCCAACGCGATCTGCGCATGGCGCCGGGCGATGCGGTCGATCTGGGTGGCTATCAGTTCATCTTCCACGGCGCCGAGCCTTACCGGGGGCCGAATTTCAGCGCCCAGCGGGGCAGTGTTCAAGTCCTGCGCAATGGCCTGCAAGTGAGCCTGCTGCATCCGGAAAAACGCTTGTACAGCGTGCAGCAGTCGGTGATGACCGAGGCGGGCATCGACGCAGGCTTCACTCGCGACCTCTATGTCGCACTGGGCGAGCCCCTGGAAAACGGTGCATGGGCAGTGCGCATCCACGTCAAGCCATTCGTGCGCTGGATCTGGCTAGGCGGCTTGTTGACTGGCCTCGGCGGCTTCCTCGCCGCACTGGACCGGCGCTATCGCATCAAGGTCAAGGCTCGCGTGCGCGACGTACTGGGCCAGGGAGCGGTGACATGAAGCGTTGGCTGTTGGCCGTTCCGCTAGGGGCTTTCCTGATACTGGCCGTATTGCTTTACCGCGGGCTCTACCTCGACCCAGCCCAGTTGCCGTCGGCCCTGATCGGCAAGCCGTTTCCCGAGTTCAGCCTGCCTGACACTCAGGGCCAACGAACGCTGACCCGAGCCGATCTGCTGGGCAAGCCGGCGCTGGTCAACGTCTGGGGCACCTGGTGCGTGGCCTGCCGCGTCGAACACCCCGTGCTCAACACGCTGGCCGGGCAGGGCGTGCGGATCTACGGCATCAACTACAAGGATGACAACGTGGCAGCACGGCGCTGGCTGGCCGATTATCACAATCCCTACACGCTGGACATCAACGACAAGGACGGCAGCCTGGGCTTGAACCTGGGCGTGTACGGCGCACCGGAGACGTTCCTTATCGACGCCAGGGGCGTGATTCGCCACAAGTGGGTCGGGGTCATCGACCAGACCGTTTGGCGTGAGCAACTGGCGCCGTTGTACCAGGCGCTGCTTGACGAGGCCCGGCCATGAAGCGCTGGCTGCTGCTGTCGATACTGCTGTTGAGCCTGTCCGGCGTGGCACGGGCTGCCATCGATACCTATCAGTTCGCCAACGACCAGATGCGCGAGCGCTTTCACCAATTGACCCTGCAACTGCGCTGCCCCAAGTGCCAGAACCAGGACATCGCCGATTCCAATGCGCCCATCGCCAGTGACCTGCGCCGCGAGATTCATCGGCTGTTGACCGAGGGCAAGGATGACGGGCAGATCATCGAGTTCATGGTCGATCGCTACGGTGAGTTCGTCCGTTACAAGCCAGCGCTGACCGCGCGTACCGGATTGCTCTGGTTCGGACCTGCAGCCTTGCTGGTGATCGGGATGGGCGTGATCGCGGTGACCCTGCAGCGTCGGCGCCGGCAACCCGAGACCAGCCCGCGCGATCTCGACCCCGCCGAGCGGGCCCGTCTGGCCGCATTGCTCGCGCAACAACCGTTGGATGAAGACCGCCCATGATCGATTTCTGGCTCGCCGCCGGCCTGTTGCTGCTGCTCGCCCTGGGTTTCCTGCTGGTACCGCTGCTGCGTGCCCGTCGCACCCAGCCCGAAAAGGACCGCACGGCGCTCAACGTGGCGCTGTATCAAGAGCGCCTGGCCGAACTGAATACGCAACACGCCGCAGGCGTATTGACGGCCGCGCAACTGGAAAGCGGCCAAGCCGAGGCGGCCCGCGAGTTGCTGGCCGATACCGAAGGCGGGGAGGTGGTGACGCAGACCCGTCTGGGCCGCTCGATCCCGTTGGCGGCGGCGCTGCTGGTCCCGGTATTGGGCCTGGTGCTCTACCTGCACTATGGCGCCAGCGATCGAGTCGAGCTGAGCCGCGAGTTCGCCGTACCGCCCACGTCCGTGGCGCAGATGACCACGCGCCTCGAACAGGCCGTGCAGATGCAGCCGGAAGCTGTCGAGGGCGTGTATATCCTTGGTCGAACCTACATGGCGCAAAACCGGCCGGCGCAAGCGGCGGAATTGTTCGAGCGCGCCGCCAAACTCAGCGGTCGCCAGCCAGAGGTGCTGGGGCAATGGGCGCAGGCGCTGTATTTCGCCGCAGGCAGGCAGTGGTCCGAACAGATCCAGGCCCTGACTGATGAAGCCCTGTTGGGCGATCCAAAAGAGGCGACGAGTCTAGGCTTGCTGGGCATTGCCGCCTTCGAGAGCAAACGCTTCGACAAAGCCATCGGCTATTGGGAGCGTTTACTGGCTACCTTGCCGGACAAAGACCCTGCGCGCGCTGCGCTGCAGGGCGGAATAGAACGTGCCCGTGGCCAACTGGCCGCTGATGGCAAGTCACCTGTTTCCGAGCCCGCTCCGGCACGCACCGGATTGAAAGTGCAGGTGGCTCTGGCACCCGCGCTGGCCGCCAAGGTGCAGCCTGGCGACAGCGTGTTCGTCTTCGCCCGTGCGGTGTCCGGCCCACCCATGCCGCTGGCGGTCAAGCGTCTGACGGTCGCCGACCTGCCGGCGCAAGTCGAGCTGGCAGACAGCGACGCGATGATGCCGCAGCTGAAACTGTCGAACTTTCCCGAAGTCCAACTCATCGCTCGGATATCCAGGGCTGGCCAGCCCACCAAGGGTGAATGGCTGGCGCGAAGTGCGCCGATCGCCAGCGACAGCGCCGCCGTGCAGCATTTGATGATCGACCGTCCCGACCCGTAGAGAGATGTTATGAACCGTTTAGCTCGAATGGCCGTGATCGGCCTGGCCCTGGGCATGAGTGCCTGCGCCGTGCAGCGCCCGTCCGAACCTGCGCCGCAGCCACCGGTGCAGACCCTGCCGCCAGCAGGACCGAGCACCGCGCCGACTCCCACGCCGCCCGTGACACCGACCCCGCCCGCACCCAAGCCGATGCCCCGTACCTCGGCCAGCTTTGCGCCACCGCCCGGTGGCGCCAGTCATTGGGACCCGAGCCTGGGCGTCTATGTGCTGGAAGATCAGCCCGACACCTACTACCGGCAGCGCACCTACTACCGCTGGAACGAGGGCTGGAGCTGGGCTACCAGCCCCAAAGGTCCGTGGGAAGCCACCGACACGACCGGCGTGCCGGCAGGATTGGGTCGCAAACATCCCTGAAGCACGGCAGGCGTGGGTCAGTTCTGCAGGATCTGACCCACCAGATTCGTTACCCGCTCGACCCCGTGGGCACTCAAGTGATCGTGGTCCTTGTACCACGACCCACTGTCACCGATCAGGCACGTTTGCCGGCTGCACAGTGCTTCATCGAGGCTGACCAGGCGAATACGTTCGCGCGCGCTGTCGGCAGCGAACAGCGTGCGCGTGTAGTGCTGGAACTGCAGGTGTTTCGCGTAGGGCACCGACAGGCCGTCGAGCAGCCGTTGCGTGCGCTCGGCATCGTCCCCCTTGTCGCGCGCCAGACGATAGTAGAGCTGCTT encodes the following:
- a CDS encoding cytochrome c-type biogenesis protein translates to MKRWLLLSILLLSLSGVARAAIDTYQFANDQMRERFHQLTLQLRCPKCQNQDIADSNAPIASDLRREIHRLLTEGKDDGQIIEFMVDRYGEFVRYKPALTARTGLLWFGPAALLVIGMGVIAVTLQRRRRQPETSPRDLDPAERARLAALLAQQPLDEDRP
- a CDS encoding flagellar hook-length control protein FliK, whose amino-acid sequence is MPDLISNLAALPSASGAARASASSIETVKITQPLDSLLALGETVDAEVVSVKAGAQDFQLLLRLSLAGGGVATITASSLKPLPQGTALLVSHLAGGAALVATQERGNGAPLILTRIDTQALPVGTLLQGKVSSSQMLPQIAGQPAVYKAMVTLLNTAQAGNILAIESPQPLRLGSLLSAQVMSDQSLNFVPLSGRMDQLAVAQQLGAQQSRQGSLDSLLSAVQNLRQNPDLAPPTRAGLERLLATLPDVQQMADPKTVAQAVVASGAFLEANLLNGQPAPDLKSALLRLMAQIAPGALPNPTAHPGVAANVLAQVLPGRVRNALNAWGQVSEKTVPASFPLPARTAQKSEGEDDLEHLLRLAGAAVARLQSHQLAGLEQTGRTPEGATQTTWQLEIPMRHLHDFIPLQVKVQREDPPPDQQPADRNDARPAQEKIWRLDLAFDLDALGPLQVQAQLAHGSLSSQLWAQRPETALLIENQLDDLRQRLQASGLNVADLQCHQGTAPQGARTRLEQRWVDETA
- the ccmD gene encoding heme exporter protein CcmD produces the protein MSFASFAEFLSMGRHGVYVWSAYGLCLLVLIVNVAGPLLARRRYLQQEARRLRRESQP
- a CDS encoding EscU/YscU/HrcU family type III secretion system export apparatus switch protein, which produces MTERTPRQAIALRYDGQKAPTLTAKGDDELAEAILAMAREYEVPVYENAELVKMLARMELGDSIPHELYLTIAEIIAFAWHLQGKTPAGFELMPAPTERDITPKHP
- a CDS encoding DsbE family thiol:disulfide interchange protein; amino-acid sequence: MKRWLLAVPLGAFLILAVLLYRGLYLDPAQLPSALIGKPFPEFSLPDTQGQRTLTRADLLGKPALVNVWGTWCVACRVEHPVLNTLAGQGVRIYGINYKDDNVAARRWLADYHNPYTLDINDKDGSLGLNLGVYGAPETFLIDARGVIRHKWVGVIDQTVWREQLAPLYQALLDEARP
- the ccmE gene encoding cytochrome c maturation protein CcmE, with the translated sequence MKPQRRKRLMLILALLAGIALAVGLALGALQQNINLFYTPTQIANGEAPTGTRIRAGGMVEKGSLQRSGDSLDVRFVVTDFQHSVTITYRGILPDLFREGQGIVALGTLNADGVVEADEVLAKHDEKYMPPEVTKALKDSGRMGASQ
- the ccmB gene encoding heme exporter protein CcmB; this encodes MSVFVLLLKREARLLYRRPAELANPLVFFAIVIALFPLAVGPQMHVLESLSPGLVWVAALLAVLLSLDGLFRSDLEDGSLEQWVLSEHPLPVLVLAKVLVHWVFSGLALVLVSPLLALMLGLPARCLPVLLASLLLGTPVLSLLGAVGAALTVGLKRGGLLLALLTLPLYIPVLILGSGALQASLQQLPSAGYLLWLGSLTALAVTLAPFAIAAGLKISVGE
- a CDS encoding heme lyase CcmF/NrfE family subunit, whose translation is MVPELGHLAMILALCLALVQASVPLVGAWRGDPLWMSLARPAAWGQFTFLALAFACLAASFLSDDFSVRYVAENSNSALPWYYKFSAVWGAHEGSLLLWALILGGWTFAVSIGSRQLPQVMLARVLAVMGMISVGFLLFLILTSNPFTRVLPQIPANGRDLNPLLQDIGLIVHPPMLYMGYVGFSVAFAFAIAALLGGKLDAAWARWSRPWTMVAWSFLGIGITLGSWWAYYELGWGGWWFWDPVENASFMPWLVGTALIHSLAVTEKRGVFKSWTVLLAIASFSLSLLGTFLVRSGVLTSVHAFASDPTRGVFILIFLLFVVGGSLTLFALRAPVVKSHVGFGLWSRETLLLGNNLILVVAASMILLGTLYPLALDALTGAKLSVGPPYFNALFVPLMALLMLAMAIGVLVRWKHTPTAWLRSMLVPVLIGSAVLAPLAAWCLGDFAWPVLSTFALAAWVVLAGVRDLHDKTRHTGLRRGITGLPRSYWGMQLAHLGIAVCALGVVLSSHNSAQRDLRMAPGDAVDLGGYQFIFHGAEPYRGPNFSAQRGSVQVLRNGLQVSLLHPEKRLYSVQQSVMTEAGIDAGFTRDLYVALGEPLENGAWAVRIHVKPFVRWIWLGGLLTGLGGFLAALDRRYRIKVKARVRDVLGQGAVT
- the ccmA gene encoding cytochrome c biogenesis heme-transporting ATPase CcmA — encoded protein: MTPYLHATDLACDRDGRLLFEHLQVQVGAGDMLQVCGPNGCGKTSLLRLLAGLMQPAEGQVAVMPAEQPAHRRERGRQLLWIGHAPGIKDVLTAEENLAWLGALHTPASRELIWAALAAIGLRGYEDVQCHRLSAGQQRRVALARLYLPGPPLWILDEPFTALDAQAVAQLEQHLAEHCAHGGMVVLTTHHLLAQTPIRYRRLALGANAA
- a CDS encoding heme ABC transporter permease, translated to MMNWTWFHKLGSPKAFYALSGRMLPWLGVAAALLIGAGVVWGLVFAPPDYQQGNSFRIIYIHVPAAMLAQSCYVMMALAGVVGLVWKMKIADIALQCAAPVGAWMTALALATGAIWGKPTWGSWWVWDARLTSMLILLFLYLGLIALGQAIGNRENAAKACAVLAIVGVVNIPIIKYSVQWWNTLHQGATFSLTEKPAMPAQMWLPLLLTVLGFYCFFGAVLLLRMRLEVLRREGRSRWVQEYLAGVVTTRVGP
- the ccmI gene encoding c-type cytochrome biogenesis protein CcmI, coding for MIDFWLAAGLLLLLALGFLLVPLLRARRTQPEKDRTALNVALYQERLAELNTQHAAGVLTAAQLESGQAEAARELLADTEGGEVVTQTRLGRSIPLAAALLVPVLGLVLYLHYGASDRVELSREFAVPPTSVAQMTTRLEQAVQMQPEAVEGVYILGRTYMAQNRPAQAAELFERAAKLSGRQPEVLGQWAQALYFAAGRQWSEQIQALTDEALLGDPKEATSLGLLGIAAFESKRFDKAIGYWERLLATLPDKDPARAALQGGIERARGQLAADGKSPVSEPAPARTGLKVQVALAPALAAKVQPGDSVFVFARAVSGPPMPLAVKRLTVADLPAQVELADSDAMMPQLKLSNFPEVQLIARISRAGQPTKGEWLARSAPIASDSAAVQHLMIDRPDP